The DNA window AACCTCAAGCTTGGTCTTTTATATGGGTCTCTTATTTGGCAGCTATGGACTGTTAACACATAATTCCAACAGTTACTTAGGAGCCTCTGGCTTCACTGGGTCAGATGCCTCTCCGGCGCTCTGACTAGGGGTGAAAGTTGTTAGAGTGGGACATAAAAAGGCTCATTTTATGCCTTTTGCAGTTACCATCTTCAGTTAAATTCTTAAACAAGTGAGTGGATTAACCCCTGCAATCCAGATACTTTAGGAAGATTTAGTAAATGCCTCTGTGGAATTATAGGGTAAGTCTCAAAAATTCTGCTGAGGAACTCTTTATGCTATATACAGAAACTTCTCTGAAAGTCCACCTGTAGAATAATTGATCTAAAAAAGCATCTTTCCTTTCTACTTCCAGAATCTAACACAATTCCTGACACACTGTTATAATATCTGCTCTTGGCCGAGAATTTTCATTAACTAATGaaaaaatggatggatggatagatggatggatggatgggtgggtggatgcgtggatggatggatggatgactagGTGGGTGGacgcatggatggatggatggaaggatgagtgggtgggtggatgcctggatggatggatggaaggatgagtgggtgggtggacagaaggatggatggatgagtgggtggatgaatggattgatggaaggatgggtgggtgaatggatggataaatggaaagACGAATgggtgagtagatggatggatgagttgATAGATGAAAGGATGAAtgggtgaatagatggatgaatggatgagtgggtaGAGGGATAGAAGGataagtgggtgggtgggtggatgggtggaaggatgagtggatgggtggatggatggaaggatgagaGAGTGGGTAGATGGAaagatgaatgggtgggtgggtggatggatggatggatggatggatggatggatggatggatggatgaatggttggatggatggaggaaTGAGTGGGTTGGCAGATGGATGGAAGGACAActggatagatggataaatgaatgaatgtatggaTAAACCAAACAATGAATGAACACCTGATTGTATGCAGCTTTGACTTTACCTCTGTCCAGGAAACTCccttttatgtaatttttcacatttgttttggaatttgatttttaaaaaatgaagaacctgggccaggcacggtggctcatgcctgtaatcccagcattttgggaggccaaggcaggtggatcacctgaggtcaggagttcgagaccagcctggacaacatagtgaaatcccgtctctgttaaaaatacaaaaaggagaactcaaacaaatatacaagaaaaaaacaaacaaccccatccaaaagtggggaaaggatatgaacagacatttctcaaaagaagacattcatacagccaacagacacatgaaaaaatgctcatcatcactggccatcagagaaatgcaaatcaaaaccacaatgagataccatctcacaccagttagaatggcaatcattaaaaaatcaggaaacaataggtgttggagaggatgtggagaaataggaacacttttacactgttggtgggattgtaaactagttcaaccattatggaaagcagtatggcgattcctcaaggatctagaactagatgtaccatatgacccagccatcccactactgggtatatacccaaaggattataaattatgctactacaaagacacatgcacacgtatgtttattgcggcactattcacaatagcaaagacttggaatcaacccaaatgtccatcagtgacagactggattaagaaaatgtggcacatatacaccatggaatactatgcagccataaaaaaggatgagtttgcgtcctttgtagggacatggatgcagctggaaaccatcattcttagcaaactatcacaagaagagaaaaccaaacaccgcatgttctcactcataggtgggaactgaacaatgagctcacttggacttgggaaggggaacatcacacactggggcctattatggggaggggggaggggggagggattgcattggggagttatatctgatataaatgatgaattgatgggtgctgacgagttgatgggtgcagcacaccaacatggcacNNNNNNNNNNNNNNNNNNNNNNNNNNNNNNNNNNNNNNNNNNNNNNNNNNNNNNNNNNNNNNNNNNNNNNNNNNNNNNNNNNNNNNNNNNNNNNNNNNNNagattagggatactcaacctatacCAACTCTCAGTCCAGGTCAGGAAAAGAAAGCAGAGGGAATCTTTTGCCCTTTCCTACCATCCCTCAACATCAGTCTCAAGGCCACTGCATTCATCTCCcctttaatttttcagtcttcttccaaaatattcagaagaaaatgtttacaatgaaCCAACTGTTAAAGAGCTGTGCATCTCTACAACTGCAATGCTGACTTAAGTTAGGAGAAAGCCCCTCCACCTTCAACTGGTAGACAAAACTGTGGCTACTTTACTGAATTAGATCACATGCATCCTACCAGCTCATGGACAACAATCCAGAAgagactttaaaatgtattttaactgCTCTGGCCATGAAAAGTGACCCAATTCTTCACTAATCCCCATCAAAATGAGAACCATGTGTTATACATCCAAATTGCTATAACCCTGAACagtatttactaaaataaaatctcagatttATAGTTTTATCTGCACACCCACATTTTTCCTAGTAACTGCTgattttacagctgagaaaataaaactaagaaactaAGTTAACGAGGACACACAACGTTGATCAGCACTAGTACTGGGATTTAATCCTTTTTTTGCTTTAGTACAATGCTCTTTCCAGCAGATCAGAACTGCCTAACTTCTTCAAACATTTCCACTCTCAAATGGGCAAGGAGCCAGGGGGAAGGTCAGGTCCAAGTTCCCTAACAAGAATTTCTGGTACACTGCTCAATGTTTCGCAAAACCACATTTTAGTTACTTTGACACAGttataatttttcaagaaaaaatatattcaccttcaacatttttttatttgcagtGTTCTTGCCACAGTCTCTCCTTAGCTGTTCACTCATCGCTTGCAGCTCTCGTCCAAAGTGGATCATTCTTTCTATGGCAGCCTGACTTCCTCCACACAACTGGCGTCTCAACTGACTTGAATCAACTTCTGTAAGAAAAACAGACAAGTATTTTACTACCTTATGGAATGGAGTATAATGAAGACATGAACATACATTTCTTATAacattttgtacatttagtaACTATTCCCTAATATTTCATCTAAATATGCAGActgttaaaaattcatttttaattgaacaTGCAACTGCAGCAAAAACATATACTTTATTTAGCTCTCAAGAGTCTAGGATCCAGTATTCAGCATGCAGTTGAGAGGGGACAACCTTTCAGTGTTAGATGGTACTTATGTcagaaaaaagttttagaaaaagtGTAATTCCCAAACTACATTAAGcaacatttacaaaagaaagaaagaaagaaaaagaaaaccgtAATAATGCCACTCGGGCTACCTTAATTGCCACAGTAGAGATGTAATAAAATGTTCAAGAAAGCTAAGAAAAGCTAAATgactacaataaaaatacagaagacagCATATTATACTAATTGAAAAGATTAAATGCCCTACTTTTAGAAAAATACCActttgaaaaaatacttttttttttttttttttttggagtctcagtcagtcgcccaagctggagtgcagtggtgtgatagctcactgcaacctctgcctcccaggttcaagcaagtctcctgcctcggcctcctgagtagctgggattacaggcacgcaccaccatgcctgactaatttttgtatttttagcagagtcggggtttcaccatattggtcaggctggtctcaaactcctgaccttgtgatccacctgccttggcctcccaaagtgctgggattacaggcgtgagccaccttgcccagccaagaaaataattttatatatcttgattgataaaataatttatataaattactaataaataaatcattaataaAGAAGAAGGTAACGATGATGATGGTGGTTAATATTTCCTAAGCACTCTGTGCTATCAGCTTTTTggattattcatttacttttcacaATAACTTATGAGGTTgttattattatacccattttacagatgaagaaactgagacacagagcagttaagtaatttttccaaggtcacaaagctagtagGTGGCAGTTGCAGAAATCAAATCTATGTAATCTGGCTCTAGAACTCCTGCTCTTTCTCACTATACTTAAATCACTCTTCAGAAACTGAGGTGGCTGATATTAAAGAGTAAAACAAagctgcatttctttttaaaaaacaattttagtaaTACCActcaatctcaaaataataagaaatctaACATTGCCATGGAATtccaacaaataaatgaaaaaatttattCCAACAAATTTTCACTCTCCATTTGATGGGACAGTTTGCTGATGGGACAATTTACTACGTAAGttgtctacaaaataaaattatgcatgCTAATATGTCTTGGAGCCacatcattttgttatttgtggtggggttttttttggtgAGGGAGGTCATACTTAAGCATCTACTATATATCAGGGATAGTACTATGCATAGTCACACACGTTTACATTAAACCCATTTAAGAAATACTGATTAGAATTTGTAAAATCATCTACCCATTTGGCCTTACTGactatactgaaataaatataagaagTTTTATCATCATTAACCTAAAATAGCCTAGAGGCTCAACATCAGTAAGTCAGTTCTGCTGCATTAGTGACAGCACTAAACCTGAGCCTAAGCAGTTCAGCAAGGAACACTGCCTGTAGCTGAAAGGTAACTCTACTTCCTCTAGCAGCCCACTCAAACAAGAGTTTAAGTGCTATGCATTACTGTCAAGTCCTACGGCACATACATCGTTAAATCTGGTTTATGCTCATCAGCTGTGAATCAGTACAAGTAAAAACATAACCTTGTAGccatcattttttattaaaaatgtaagaaatatcACTGCAGACCCATTTCGGTGTCACAATCTTCCATTTCGTGGTCATGTTTAGAGCTACCATTTAGGAAACCATTGGATGAAGTTTCTCCAACTCCATTGGAGTAGTGATCTGTTTCCATGTCTACATCATTACTGAAAACGAAAAAACAAACCTAATTTTAGAAATATCACACTTGCAGCttagtttaaaataaatcacTACTGAACTGTATAGCCTATGAATAAACTAACTTCATAAGGCAATAGAAATCTGCAAAAAAGGTATTTAGTTAAATCCCGAATGTATTCAAAGTCAAACATGTCGCTGACTTTTAACAAATTTGTACCCCTGGAGATATGGGAGGGAAAAAGTACATATGCTAAAATGCAGTTTTATGACTTTACATCAGTATGGAGAAATCATATTTCTGCACAATCCTATTATTTTTCAAACTCAGATCTGTACGTCTTCATTGATAAACTGCGGCCCCACCAACTCCCTAGCCAACCCTCTCCCCCTACACCCTTACAGCACTGATTTCCAGTATGTAAGGGGAAAACCTCACTCTCAAAACAAATACATCTCACTCCTGGAACCCAATTCAGCTCGTACTGGACCTCATACTCAATCCACTCCTAGACTATATTTAAATAGTCGGCATTCTGGCATTTGTCCTCACTACTTAATAATATACACTCTTTCAAGGGTAACTGATGACTTAAAAACAGACTGAGCTTCATTCTCTCATCCCTTTTCACCACATGACACTATTTCTCTCTCACAGGCTATCTTATTGGCTAAAGTACTGctgaatcttaatttttaaactgaTGTCCTGGATAGTTTCCAGTTTTCACTCATTCCACTCAGTAAATATCTATCTGTCAATAACTACATTTGGACATATTTAAGCTGTCAATGTATGTCCTTCAGAACCATCCGTACTCTTATAAGCAACAATAAATATCTAATCTTTAGGATTTATCCTATGAAGGTCTAGGTAATAATTATACAATTTAGAAGTAAACATTCAATGAAATTTTAGGTAATGCTTagataaaaatgacatttcttattacaaaagcaatatatattcatttgtagaaaaaaaaatacagatgagcAAAAACCACTGTGCGTAATACCACCAGAGGTAACAAATTCTAACACCTTGGGggcgtgtgtgcatgcatacactCCTGTTAGTAAAATTGTTAAGGTAAAAAAACACAATAGATCTAGGGAAAAGGGGGATATGGCCCTAGGACTCCAGAGCAGACTTACTCAACCAGGAAAGCTTGTTTATAATCTTGACAAACTTCGAAAATTGATAAGAAaaaccaaactttaaaaataagaaaatccttACCATGACAGCTTtcagtggctttttaaaaaatactaaactttttttttttttgataactcAAGTAAGTATTTGAAAGGAACTCATTCATTTAACACACATTTAAAAGCCTCTGAGGTATGATCCCTGTTAGGTGCTAAGGATACTATGAAacagcctctgccttcctgcaGGAAACAACCTATAAAAAGCTAATTATTATATTACAGAGTAATGATGATCAGTACTATGATGAAAGTTAATCACAAAACATGACACATTTGATGGGATGTAAATCAAGGAAAACATCCTGGAAGAACTGACATCTGAACTTGCATTTTCTCAGCCTGGACAGAAGTTACACTGGAGGTGAGGAAGGGCAGGAAAAAGAGCATTTCAGATGGTGGGCAGTATCAGGGAAAAAGTACAAGTTTGCAAGTCAAATCCTGAGAAGCAGCCTCAGCTCTGCGACTTACTAGCTACTATTAATTgaccttaaggaaaaaaaaaagtcatttacttTTCTGATATCCGGctctacatctgtaaaatggtttaAATAGTTAACACCATCTTTGCCTACTTCACAGTAAGGAAAGCCATCACCAACTACAAAACAACTTATAGTTTAAGGCAGTTCAAAAGTTatactttctttcccttttatacCGCAGACAAAGGAGGATGTTGCGTCATCAGATCCTTCCCTCAAGCTCACTTCCCTGAACTCAGGTAATAACAGATCTGTTTAGCAACTTCCTGCTGTGAGGATAGCATTTCAGAGAAAAACTCACACATTGACTGCAATCTTACCCTCAAACATTGGCAGAACCCTTGATCAATGATAAAGTACCAATGCATTTATTATAAAGCATGATgaagttaactttttaaatttccatctatttttaaactataatattttgattttatattttccaatataTCATCTCTGCTGTGAAAGACGATTTTTCTGCTGTTCTCATACACTTTTGTGGTTCTCCATTATAACTTTTATCAATCACACACACCATTACTTCAGTAAATTTTTGTCATGTGTGACAGACAACCCAGAAATTGAGATTAATCTCCAAATTttcaaatatagattttttttttttacatagactCCTTTCTGCAAAATCATATTTCCATTAAGATTCCATGCTAAATGTTAGGCTCTCTCTCCTTTAATAAGAAAATGTTGCACTGGTGACCATTTCCTGAAAATGCAATGTAACCAACTGGTTTGTTATAGACCAAACCATTATTAAATTGACCCAGTCCTGGATTATTTGGGCAGGGTGAATTCACAATAATTTGCAACTGCACAGTAGtatttaattcaaataatttcaCTTCATGAATTTATTTGAATTCAACCTGAGTGTGTCAAGGGTCATAGTATACTGAATGAGATATCGTCTTTCAAACCTCTTCAAAGTCAGACACCCTATCTAGCAGAATGTTTGGTGCCCAACAAATCCTCAAAACTATCCTCACACTAATGTTTACTAAATGACTTAACCATCTGCTATATGCAAGCTACTTAAAGGCAGGCTTTCAAAAAAGATTCTTTGTAAAGCCAGTTTTGAACTTGGAAAACATTCTACACATTTACACCAAAAAAAACtcacacacagagaaaatattAGTTGTAAATTTATCTTATGTCACCATTCAAGGTTAAATATGCTACTGTGTCTTAACTACTGTGAAAACATAACAAATGGCATTTATGTGATCATTTGTATAGCTCTGTGGTTGGCAGAGGACAATGCATGAAGCCCTGAATTTGTCCTTATAACTTTACTAGGGGGAAGAGGGTagtagagaagaggaagaaactaaAGAAAGCACTCGTGTGCATAGTAGGAGACTAAAAAGCTTTGGGGAACTGAGTCCCTACCCTTTTATTCTCGGGGGGCTTAGGAACTCCCAGAGCCCCTCTGTGGGTCACATAATTCAAGTTCTTTCAAAATTATTACAATGGTTACACCTATAACTAGGTTGCTTATATTAATGCAAAAGTTAGTGAAATTACTTACCTGGTGAAGTTATTAACTTGCTGTGATCTTGACATATTTATACTGTTTAGTTCTGGTACATTCAAATTGGACGACTGGTGTTTATTACTATGGCAATATGATTGATGTGCTTTATTTGATATTACACCATTACTACAACTTTCAAAACCTGAAGAAAAAGATACCACATGGAAGTAGAAACAAACACTAGTTTATTAATACGGTTGTAAACAAGTCtccatgttgattttgtatttaaGACTTCTAGAACGTAGGAGAGTCAATGGATGATGTAAACAGGTAACTTCTTTGAAAAGATATTAAGAATACTTAACTGTGAGATCTTAATTATTACCtcatctaacatttattgaaggcttacagatctcatttaatcctcaaaatccCCCTAAGATGGCAATATTatgatcatccccattttacatatgaatacACTGAGGCTCAGAATTTGTCCAAGCCTGAAGCGACTGTATGATATTCAAGAGGCTAAGAATAGACACAAGAATCACACTTGTGTTTACAGAGTGGTGATATAAATAACTGAGAGGAAGTAATGCAGAAAAGAGTATAAATTGAAGTGAGAAAAAGCAATGATGTTACTTCATGAAAGGAAAGGAGACACTATCTGACttgtttaagaatgttaaatGTACAAATATAACATCTTGGGAAATGCAGAATTAAAGAGATGGGCAAACAGAAGACTGAGAAGCATCAGAAATACATCTTTGGCTGGGCATGCTAGcccacacctgtaagcccagcactttgggaggctgaggcaggaggagcgcttgaggccaggagtttgagaccagcctcagaaACACTGCGAGACTCCAactctttaaaagaaacaaaaacaggccaggcacggtggctcaagcctgtaatcccagcactttgggaggccgaggcgggtggatcacgaggttaggagatcgagaccatcctggccaacaaggtgaaaccccgtctctactaaaaatacaaaaaactagccgggcgtggtggcaggcgcctgtagtcccagctacttggcaggctgaggcaggagaatgacatgaacccaggaggcggaggttgcagtgagcccagatcgcgcccctgcactccagcctaggcaatagagtgagactccgtctcaaaaaaaaaaaaagaaaaaaaaacaaaaccaaaaaaacctgtAGAAGCGATGTCACAAAAGCCAAGAAAGGAGAGGATTTTAATGACAAGAAGgcccaaagtcacagagagtAAGACTGATGAGCCAAGAAACAGATGGGAGAAAATGAACTAGGCAGAGCTGACTTTCGCAAGAGGCTTGGTTGGGAAAAGTcggggatggggagaggggagggaggcaggggcagccCAGCTAGGTGTGGTAACCAGCGGCATAAGATATCAAAGCTGGATCAcctttaaatttgtattttattaaaacacacaATTACCTTTTCACTTGAATGCTTTCATGGATGAAGGTCTGCTAATAACCTACTCTCAGAAACAGCTGTTCTTCAAGTTACTTCCTGGCACTGAGAACATGTGAATCTGAACCTACAATTTTTCACCCAGAAAATCTTAAGTATACACATTTGAAAACAGCTACAAAGGAAATATACAGATTTTCTGAGACAGACAGAGtgtaactctgtcacccaggctggagtgcagtggtgtgatctcagctcactgcaacctctgcctcccaggttcaagcaagtctcctgcctcagcttcccgagtagctgggactacaggcacttgccacaatacccagctgatttttgtatttttagtaaagacacggttttcaccatgttggccaggctgatcttgaactcctgacctcgtgatctgcccgcctaggccccccaaagtgttgggattacaggcgtgagccaccacgcccagctggaaatatacagattttcaaaaggaaaaaggtttaagattataaacaggaaaaatctaaaaataatgtCGTAAGTTAAATCTCACCTGAAAAATGTGCGGTGCTTCCTTTGCCTGATGCTAAATTGTGGATATTCATTCCATGGCTGGGGCTCATACTTGGACTACTAAAAGGTCGAGGACTAACAGGATAACTGTCTTGAGACTTTggacttcggcctcccaaacatCGTACTTCACTATCTGTACCATTCACCATTTCTATAAACTGACGCactctaaaggaaaaaagaaaaatttacttaGACATAATCTTCAAACGgccttttgtttatttaagagcaacagatttctaaaaatatttttaaaacttttacttaTCAGTAGGATTGGTCTTTAGATAGTaagctaaaaatattaaatacggTGTCCTACACTTTATTGcttagaattttagaatttccagAAAAATGAGAGTATGATGTAACAGACACTATAATAATATTACCCCCCTTTAATCAAGATTTACTAAATGGAAATTTACCTATAAGAAGATATGAATCCCTTTTTTTTTGGCTACAAGTAATTTAATCAAAATAACATATGCACTTGGTAGCAAATCAAATTGTGCCTAAGGACaggattttatgtatatatgatacATCTAAAGCATAGCCTTTCTCCCCACCCGTCCCATTTCCAACCTCTTAACCAAAATGGGCCTCATTTAAAATTCTACTTACTCTAAAGCAAAACAATTCTGTCATTTGGCTTACAAAGGATACTTGTTGCTTAACAAGTTGAAATCGAAAGCTCGGTAACATctcatttttttaagtaacaaaGATTCATAAAACCAATTAAAAGTGTCAaatcaggatggctattattgaaaaaaaaataattaaacatagaattaccatatgatccagaaagtccacttctgggtatataaccGAAAAAATCAAATGCAGGGACtcagatatttgtacacctaCATTCAtaacagaattattcataatagccaagaggtagaagcaaactaagtgtccatcagtggatgaatggataaacaaaatacagtattatCCAAACAATGGAGTacaattcagcctttaaaaggaagaaaattctgatatatgctacaacaaaGATGAACCCAGAAGCCAGTCACGAAGAACAAATACtctgattctacttatatgagtagtcaaattcatagaggcaaaatgtagaatggtggtttccaggggctagGGGGAGGAATGGATGGTTAGTGTTtaacagagtttcagtttgggaagatggagAAGTTCTGGAgttggatggtggtgatggttgcacaatgatGTGAATgtaaaaaatggtaaattttatgtttattttaccacaattttttaaaatgccagagAGATTAAATGTAAGGTacttttcagaaggaaaaatagaGACCCATCTTCTAAAtaagattttcacatttttaaaaacataaatagaatGATAACAGCAAATACACAGCAAAAGACACCTTCTGCTTATGGTCCTTAACACAAAAGTATTTTTCATAACATGTTATTTAAATGTACTACacattacaaaattatttatatttgaaaaataaaaaaaactaaaattacaaaagcatgaaaatgtcttttattatataacatatatggcaagtatttataatatataacaaatatagcATTTTATTATGCAAACTCACTTTAATGTGAAAAGGAGATTAGGATTTCTTTCAAGTAAACTTGGGTATAACTGTTGTGTTGTTTCAATGGCTTCTCCCATTCTTCCTGCTAATACCAATTTCTGAATTCCTATTCAGTAAAAGGAAGCAAACGATTAACTTTTACAAAAGTAGACAAAACATAAACTTAGTGGATCCTCAGAAAAGAAAGGCAGTTAGTAagaaatctttaaataaattatgattaatttcaatttctttttctaatatcaTAGTTTCCATTCAGCAATCCAGGAAACATTTcagacatttattaaaaagttagaaaaacaagtactgtcacaaatttttttttttaaaaattgcaaacatACAAGTAATACAGTTAAAATATCTATTATGCAATATTGAAGTTTCAAACACTGAGATTAAAAAGACTGttttaaagagataataaaaCGCCTTATCAAACATGATGACCTTCTGAACAAAGGACTAAAAAATGATAGCTTTTGAGTAAGATTCCAATTTAACAGAGACTCACTGAACATTCACTTGATCTGATATTTGTTAAATTAGATGATGAGGATACAAAATGAGTAAGTGATCTCTGTTCAATAGAGCTTATTAAAATAGTAGAAAAGGACAGCACACAATTAACTACAACACAATGTAATCAGTGCTATTACAGCAATTTGACCTATGAAACAGTTGTCTTCATCTATTAATTTCAcccatctgttttgttttcatctctaTACGCTTGTCAAGTATACCCACCCGGATGGACAAACAGCACCAATTTTAGGATGGCTAACTATGGAGCAGTTATGCTGACTTGCCATTGTTATATACGACCTGTTTTATCTCTGGCCACACACGCCAGCACTAGGatctaaataataaatacttatgaCCAATACTATATTAGATAGCCATTTAAATTCAaagatatttacatttctttcacaCATTATCTCCTCCAACTAATCAGACtactttactattttttaaatctttctattaaatgtttatttcctgAAAGCTTAAGAAAAcattcctttaagaaaaaaatggtaaagacATTCCTTACAAAAATTTCTGTAAAATCTCTCTAGAATTAGAATTCTGACAGAGTCTTATGTGAATTTTTAAACTGATCTTCAAAAATGtcagtgaaaataaaattcagaggcatccattttaaattaatatatttgaaattttttaaattaaaaaaataaaatttctaaaaattaaagtaacCAAATCTATAATCTGAAAACAAATGTTAGCCATGCACC is part of the Piliocolobus tephrosceles isolate RC106 chromosome Y, ASM277652v3, whole genome shotgun sequence genome and encodes:
- the RANBP9 gene encoding ran-binding protein 9 isoform X1, translated to MGIGLSAQGVNMNRLPGWDKHSYGYHGDDGHSFCSSGTGQPYGPTFTTGDVIGCCVNLINNTCFYTKNGHSLGIAFTDLPPNLYPTVGLQTPGEVVDANFGQHPFVFDIEDYMREWRTKIQAQIDRFPIGDREGEWQTMIQKMVSSYLVHHGYCATAEAFARSTDQTVLEELASIKNRQRIQKLVLAGRMGEAIETTQQLYPSLLERNPNLLFTLKVRQFIEMVNGTDSEVRCLGGRSPKSQDSYPVSPRPFSSPSMSPSHGMNIHNLASGKGSTAHFSGFESCSNGVISNKAHQSYCHSNKHQSSNLNVPELNSINMSRSQQVNNFTSNDVDMETDHYSNGVGETSSNGFLNGSSKHDHEMEDCDTEMEVDSSQLRRQLCGGSQAAIERMIHFGRELQAMSEQLRRDCGKNTANKKMLKVNIFFLEKL
- the RANBP9 gene encoding ran-binding protein 9 isoform X2, producing the protein MGIGLSAQGVNMNRLPGWDKHSYGYHGDDGHSFCSSGTGQPYGPTFTTGDVIGCCVNLINNTCFYTKNGHSLGIAFTDLPPNLYPTVGLQTPGEVVDANFGQHPFVFDIEDYMREWRTKIQAQIDRFPIGDREGEWQTMIQKMVSSYLVHHGYCATAEAFARSTDQTVLEELASIKNRQRIQKLVLAGRMGEAIETTQQLYPSLLERNPNLLFTLKVRQFIEMVNGTDSEVRCLGGRSPKSQDSYPVSPRPFSSPSMSPSHGMNIHNLASGKGSTAHFSGFESCSNGVISNKAHQSYCHSNKHQSSNLNVPELNSINMSRSQQVNNFTSNDVDMETDHYSNGVGETSSNGFLNGSSKHDHEMEDCDTEMGLQ